DNA sequence from the Teretinema zuelzerae genome:
CCTCGCGTTCTCGGGCGGTTTCTCCGCCGGAGACGAACCGGACGGCTCCGGCAAGTTCATAGCCAACGTGATCCGCGAAGCGCAAATTGCAGACTCCATCATGGAGCTTCTGGACGCGCGCAAGGGGCTCGTTCTCGGCGTCTGCAACGGCTTCCAGGCCCTCATCAAAACCGGCCTTGTTCCCTACGGAAAAATTCTGAACCCCTCGGAAGAAATGCCCACCCTGACCTACAACACCATCGGCCGCCATATTTCCCGCTTCGCGCGCACCCGGATAGCATCGGACGCGAGCCCTTGGGCGAACGGCGACAATCTGTTACTCGGTAAAATCCATAACATACCCCTTTCCCACGGAGAAGGCCGTGTTATACTCACAGCCGGCCTTGCGGAGGAACTCTTCCGCAAGGGTCAGATCTTTACGCAGTACGTAAATCCCGAAGGAGTCCCCGTCATGACGGAGCCGGACAATCCGAACGGCTCGATGTACGCGATAGAGGGAATGACCGACCCGACCGGAAGGATTCTCGGAAAAATGGGGCACAGCGAACGCCCCCTGGACGCCGCGGGAAAAGCGGGAACGACCGGACTATTCACAAACATTCCCGGCGATACATGCCAAGACATTTTTGCCGCGGGTGTCAGATATTGGCGGGGATAACCCCGCATGAACCAAGCAGGAGTACTAATGAAAAAGATTACAGCCCGCGCCATCGGCGCAATTCTCGCGGCGATAACGCTCATCGGATGCGGAAGCGCGCAAAAGTCATGGATCACCGATCTCGATGAAGCGAAAGCCGCTTCGCAGAAGGGAAAAAAGGATCTCCTCGTGGTTTTCACCGGCTCCGACTGGAACGACCCGAGCAAAAACCTCCTGACGGCCGTGTTCACCGAAGACTTCTTCAAGAAGGCCGGCAAGAATTACGTATTGTGCAACATCGACATCGTTCAGGACGAATCCCTGATGGATCAGGCTCTGGTGGAAAAGAACTACGGAATCGCGACCACCATGGGAATCCAGGCTATGCCGACCGCCCTGCTGTTCACGAAGGACGGAGACCGCTACGGTTCCGCAACCACCCCGGAAGGAATCGCGAGCCCGGCTGAGTTCATCGAATGGCTCGGATCCTTTTCCGAAAACCGCGATAAAATCCTCAAGCTCAAAGCGAACATCAACAAATCCAAGGGCGCCGAACGCGCCAAGAACATCGACGCCTTCATGGACGAAGTCGATCCCGGCCAACGCCAGCAATACGCGGACCTCATCCGTGAAGTCCTGACCCTCGACGCGTCGGGAGAAGCCGGACTCAGAAGCGAATACCGCCTCCAGGTCGCCTACCTCGACGCGATCGCCCTGTATCAGACGGGAGACATGGAAAACGCGGCGAACTGCTTCGTAACCGCTGCCGGCGAAGGCCTCCTCGATCCCGCGCAGGTTCAGGAAGCGTGGTACATGGGCGCCTATCTTTCGGCTCTTTCGGGCAAGGTAGAAAACGCGACCATTCTGGAATGGCTCGACAAGGCAATCGCCGCCGATCCCGAAAACCCCGGCGTAACGCAGATCCGGTCGGCTATCGAGCAGATCAAAAACGCCCCCGAAGGCGCGACCGCCCTCGGCAACTAGCACCCTTCGTTGACGGAACGGTTCCATATACGGTATCCTTGAAACAAGTATATGGAACCTTCTGAACCGCCCTCTTATCTCGTCTATCTGGTCCTCCTCGCGGGACTCACTCTGTTATCCATGTTCTTTTCCGCTTCCGAAAGCGCCTTCCTATCCGCAAGCAAGCTCCGCATCAGATATCTGGCCGAAAAAGGCGTAAAAGCCGCGATCCGTCTGGAAAAACTGAACGAAACGAGAACCATTCTCCTCGGCATCATTTTAGTCGGAAACAATATCGTAAACATCGGAACCTCCGCCCTCATTACCGCGATCGCCCTCCCCCTCTTCGGTTCCTCCGGCATCGGCATCGCGGTCGGCGTCTCGACTGTGCTTCTTCTGGTCTTCGGCGAAATATTTCCGAAATCGGTCGCCCTCCTGCACCCGGAACGAATCGCGCTGCGCTTTTCTCTGCCCTTAAGCGTTCTGGTCTTCATCGCTCGGCCGCTCGTCGTCTTTTCGCGGGCCATGGGAAAGGCGGCCAGCCGTCTTACGGGAATCGCGGCGAAATCCAAAAAAGCGACTGTTACCGAAGAAGACATTCGGACAATGATAGAAGTCGGCGAAGAAGAAGGCCTCATCGAATCGGACAAGCGGAGCATGATGCATAAAATTCTCAGGTATACGGACCTGACGGCCCGGGAAATCATGGTGCCCCGGACTGAAATCACGATGGTTCCTGTTTCCGCTTCCCTGGAGAACATTCAAAGCCTTATCACCGATTCCCCCTACTCGCGCTTTCCGGTCTACGGAAAAGACATCGACGACATCAAAGGCATCCTCTACGTGAAGGATCTCCTGTTCAGCGAGGGCCAGACGCGCGAAAACTTCACCATCACCGACAAGCTCAGGCCTGCCGTTTTCGCCTTCGAATCCTGGAAGCTCTCGGAGCTTCAAAATATTTTCCGCGCCCGGAACACCACCCTCGCGGTAATAATCGACGAATACGGCGGAGTCGCCGGCATGGTGACCGCGGAAGACCTCGCGGAGGAAATTTTCGGAAACCTCGAACGCAACGCGCAGGAGACTGCGTCCGCCGGCGTCGCGGACTCCTCCGATGCAGCGGAAAATCCTGCCCGACCCTTCCATGTAGACGGAACCGAGCGGCTGGACACCTTGAGCGAACGGCTCGGCTTCGTTCTTTCAAGCTCGCAGTTCGACACCCTTGCCGGCTTCATCCTCGAACGAGTCGATGAAATTCCCGAGCCCGGAACCACAATCGAGGTTCAGGGCTTCCTTTTCACCGTCGCGGGAAGAACCGGGAACCGCATAACCTCGGTTCTCATAACGCCGCAGGAGGCCGCGCGATGAACGAAATCCTGGCAAGCGTCGTCCCGCTGATTCTGCTTCTCGCGGCTTCCGCGTTCTTCTCCGGATCCGAAGCGGCCTGCTCGTCTCTCACCAAGCTCCAGCTCAGGCGGCTGAGAAAACAAAAGGACCCTGCCTCTAAATCGCTGAGCGCCCTCATGTCCGACGTCCAACGCCTGCTCACCGCCATACTCATCGGAAACAATCTGGTGAACAACTGGGCAGCAAGCCTCGCGACGGCCTTTGCCATATCGCTGCTGGGGGAAAGCGGGATCGGAGCCGCCACGGCGCTGATGACCGTGCTCATCATTATTTTCGGTGAAATCAGCCCAAAAACCGTCGCGTCGAAGCATCCGCTTAAAATCGCTTCTGCGATCGCCCCGGCCCTGCTGGTTTTAGAGAAAATACTGTTTCCCTTCATATTCTTTTTCACGAAAATCAACGGACTGTTCCTTGCGGCGATCTCGTTTTTCTTCCCGCAAAACGCCCACCGCATTACCGAGGACGAGCTGAAAACCGTCATGGATCTCGGCAGGCGCGACGGCGTGCTGGAGGAGAAAGAGCACAAGCTTCTGCACAAGGCCTGGGAATTCACCGATCTGCGGATCAGGGAAATCTTGATTCCCCGAACGTCCATCGCCGCCGTGAACGAAAACTGCACCGTATCGGAAGCCCGGACCGCCTTCAGAGCCCAGAGTTTCTCGAGAATGCCGGTATACTCGGGCTCCCTCGACAACGTCGTCGGACTCCTCCATTACCGGGATATCCTCATTCCCGGGCAGGACGACTCGAAAAAAACGATAGAAAGCCTCATAAAACCCATTCATTTCGTATCCGAAATGCAGACGGCGTCAAAGCTTCTCGAGGAATTCCGCGCCCATGGACAGCATCTGGCGGTCGTTCTCGACGAGCACGGAGCGACGGCGGGCCTGGTGACCCGCAGGGACGCGATTTCGGCGGTTTTCGGCGGAATCCACGACGAATACGACCTTTCAAACGCCCAATCGAAAAAAGAAATACAGATTGTAGACTCCCGCTACGTACGGGCGCCTGGTGAAGCCCGCCTCGAGGAGATCAATACGGTGCTCGGAGTCGAATGGGACTCCGAATTTTATGAAACCGTCGGGGGCTTCGTCCTGGAATTGGCCGGAAGGCTGCCTTCGATCGGGGAGCGATTCCACCACGAGAACGCGTGGTTCATCGTCGAAGATAAAATCGGAAGAAAGATTTCCAGAATAGGTATATTATTGGACAGCAAGGAGTAACAGGTGTTCAAGAAACAAACCGCCGACAAAGACCGCTTCTTAATCCTCGGCCGCTCGGAATCGATGACGGTGATCGCGGAAGAACTCGCCCGATCCTCCGCGGTTCAACGCTCTGAAATCGTTCTGGCCTCCCGATTCGATCCGGGCGAATCCGTCAAATCGCATTTCCCTGTTCCTCCTGCCTACATCCAGGGAAATCCGGCGGAAACAGCCTTTCTTGAAACTCTGAAACCGGCTTCCGCCAGCCGGATCCTCGTCAACCTCACCGGCGCGCCGGACGGAGACTTGCAGGCCCTGAGAATCGCGACCGCGCTGCAAACTGTGCTTGCGTCCGCGAAAGACGGCCCGGACATTCTGATTCTCGTAGATTCGCCGGAATACCGCGCCAAGATCCAGACTCTTGTTGTTCCAAAAATGAAGGTCTTTTGCCCGATAGAAGCATTCCCTGCCATAGCGGCCCAATCTTGCCGCCAGGATCGCCTTTCGCTCATCTTCGACGAGCTTTTTTCCTATCACGGAAATGAAATCTACCGCATCCCGGGAAAACCGATGAAAGGCCTCTCGTGGACCCAGGTGCTCAGGGCCTTTGCGAACGCCTGCCCGGTCGGGCTTGCGCAGAACGGCAGGCTGTCCATCAACCCAAAGCAAAGCGCAGTAATCGAGGAAGACGACGAACTCTACGTCCTCGCCGGAAATCCGGACGATATACAGATTGCCCAGCCGATCCTGCCCGCGCCGGACAACCGAGACATATCTCCCGATTCCATCGAAACCACGCATCCCCAGAATTTCCTGTTTCTCGGATGGAATCCTCTCTGCCCGTCCATTCTGGCGGATCTCGCCCATTATGCCCCGAAGGGTTCGGCCGTACGCATCGTGTGCGCGGATAATCCGGGCTTCAATCAATCGGAATCGCCGAAGATCTCTATCCAATGGACGGAGGGCGATCCTCGCGACAAGGCTGTCATAGCAGCGGCTGATCTTGAGAATTGGGAAAACATCGTCATACCCGGATCGGCCTTCCCCGCTTCAAGCGAACAGATGGAAATTCTGCACACGCTGGCAGGCCTCATGGCGGGACCGGGACTCAGAAACCACATAACGACTCTTACCGGAACTCCGGCACCGGAGTATTATCCTGAAGATCGAATCCTTTCTACCGATATTCTCTATAAGCTTGCGGTGCAGCTTTTAATCCAGCCGGACCTCTTCGACGTATTCAGGGAGCTCATCCAGCCGATAGGTACGGAAATTTATCTCAAACCGGCGGAGAATTACGTTACTATCGATCGGCCGGTGGACTTTTATACTATACTTGAATCTGCGCGCCGGAAAAATGAAACAGCCATCGGATATTTTCTCGAGGAAAACAGGAAAATAGCCTTGAATCCGGTTAAAACGGAGAAAATAAGCTTCTATCATTACGATAAGATAATCGTCCTTTCGGACGAACACTGATACCAGGAGTACTCTCTATGAAACTGCGAAAAAAGTTGATCCTCATGTTCACCATCGTTTCCGTAATGCCCTTCGTATGCGGAATGCTGTTCATCCTCATGAGGACAGGCCGCGCAATGCGGAGCGATGCGGCCAATTTTATGACCGAATACACTAATGAAATCTCCGGCGAGATCGGAGCCTTCTTCGGCGATAAAATCGGTTACATCTCGGCGCTCTCGCACCTTCCGGACATTACCGGATTCGAGTGGGCCAAAGCAGGTCCCGCCCTGAACCGGCTCGCGAAGGAGGACGGAGACATCGCGGCCTTCATGCTCGTCCGCGCGGACGGTTCGTACTACCGTTCCGACAATCCCGGAAATCCCGCATGGGGAAGCCGGGTAACTCCGAATAATAACGATCCCGATTCGAGCCCCACCCTTCTTACGGAACGAGATTACTTCAAAGAGCTTGTTTCCGGGCCGACCGCCCGCAACAAGCAGGTATGGCTGTCCGAACCCGTTTTCTCCAAGGCAACACAGAAAAAACAGATCATCATCGGCACCAACCTGTTCACCAATCAAAGCGCTCCCGTCGGACTCCTCGCGATACTGCAGGAGGCGGGCCCCCTCTCCGAACATCTCACCAGCCAGGCGTCCAGGCTCGGAGACTACTTCGGCACCGGGAGCGCCCTCTTCCTCGTCTCCGATCAAGGCTCCGTCATTTCGATGATCGCGCAGACAGACGCGGCTGCCGGATACGCGGAACAGGTTCTCACGACGAACGAGGTCTGGACGCTTGATTCCATCCCGGCAGAAATAGCCGAAACCGTCCAGACCCTTAAATCCTCGAATCAGGAAACAGCTCGCTTCTTCTGGAAAGAAAAAAAAGGCTTCTACCACGCCTCGATCGAGCGCGTTCCGCGAACGAATTACTCGGTAATTTTCACCGTCCCCGACAGAACCCTGTACGCCTCCGTGTACTCGATCTACGCATCCATGATCACCATATCGGTTCTCACCTTTCTTATAGTGCTCGTCATCTCTACCCTGCTCGGAGGCCGCATCGCCAAGCCCCTGGCGCATACAGCCAAAACCCTCGAGGACATTGCGGAGGGTTCGGGCGATCTCACCTACCGCATCGCGCTCAGCGGAAAAGACGAAACGACGGACGTCGGACACTTTTTCAACAAGTTCATCAACACCCTCCACGGAATGATCAGCCAGGTCAAAAACCAGGCGCAAACCATGGAAACCATTTCCGAAGAGCTTGAAACAAGCGCTGAAATCATCAAATCCGATATAGAAGGCATTTCCGGCAACGTCGCCGACCTCAACTTCGAAACGGAAGAACAAAGCGCGAGCGTCACCGAGACGTCGTCCACCATACATCAGATCGCGAAAAACATCGAAAGTTTGACCCGGCAGATCGAAAGCCAGAGCTCGGGAGTCACCGAATCCTCCGCCGCGATTCAGCAGATGGTTTCGAACATCAATTCGATCTCCGGCAACCTCGACCGCGCGGGAGGAAGCTTCGAAGACCTTCTTGCGGCCTCCGGAGACGGACGGGACTCGATGCAGAACGTCATCGAACTGGTGAAGGATGTTTCGGAACAGTCCCAGAATCTGTTGGAAACGAACGAAGTAATCAATTCCATCGCAAGCCAAACGAACCTTCTCGCGATGAACGCGGCCATAGAAGCGGCTCACGCGGGCGAAGCCGGCAAGGGATTCTCCGTCGTTTCGGACGAAATTCGCAAGCTTGCAGAAAGCTCGTCCGAACAGTCGAAAGTAATCGAAGGAGAGCTGAAAAAAGTCGTTTCGCGCATCGAAACCATAGTCGAAGCCTCAGCCAAGGCCGACGACGCGTTCGGAACGGTCGCAGACAGCATCCGCGAGGCGAACGGCCTGGTTCAGGAAATACGCATGTCGATGAAGGAGCAGAGCGAGGGAAGCCAGCAGGTTCTCGAAGCCCTGCAGGAAATCCAGGAGATCACCATGCAAATCCGCGACGGTTCCCTGGAAATGAATCAAGGCGCTACCATGATTCTCAAGGAAATGAGCCGGCTCGAGGACATATCGCACAAGGTTCAGAAAAGCACCCAGGCGATCGCCCGATCGAGCGACACCATCGGCGCTACCATCGAAGAAATCATGAATGTGACGGGAAAGAACGCGGCGGTCGTACGCACGCTGAACGAAATCACCGGAAGATTCAAACTGTAAAAAAAGAACGCCCGGAGCGGCTTTCGTTACGCCGAAAGCGCTCCGGAACGCGCCCCTCTCCCGCGCGTCAGCCCTGATGAATCAGCGTATCTTCCTCGAGCGCTATATCGACGATCGTAAAAAACAGGATGATGACGAGCGGGCCCAGCAGGATTCCGTTAAACCCGAACACGTTCAAGCCGCCCAAAATCGAAAAGAAAATCAATAGCGGATGAATTTTTATCCGGTCCTTCAAGAACAAGGGCCGCAAAAAGTTGTCCATGAAGCTGATGAAAAAAGAACAGAAAACAGCGAACGCTATCGCGATTCCGAGACCCTGGCTCAGGAAGACGGTTACCGTCAAGGGAGCCCAGATCAGCGCGCAGCCGACCATCGGCACGAACGAACTGAACAGAATGAGAAACGAAAAGAGAAGAGCTCCCTGGATTTTGAAAATCGAGAATATGACGAAGGCCGCTATCGCCTGGTAAAACGCCACCATGAAAAATCCCATGAACAGATTCTTCGTAACGTCCCGGAATTTATTCAGGAGCTGTTTGGTGCTCTTCGAATCGATGGGAATGGCGGAAATGAACAGGTTAGCGAGATAATGCGCGTCCAGATAGAAGAAATACAGGGCGAAACAGATAAAGCACAGCGAGACAACAAAATTGGTCAGATTTTTTGCGACGCTTCCGGTGAAGGCCGCTATTGAATTTGAGTATGACGACAAGAAGGCAAGCATTTCGGACTTTATGTCGAGATTGGAGAGATCGATGGAGCCCATGGAAATATCAAGCACCATCGCGGAAATATTAGCGCCCAACCCGTCGTTCCTGAAAAAATGAGGATTCTCATTAATGAAGGTTCTCGCCTGATCGATGAATACGCGAATCTGTCCTACCAGCTGGAACCCTAAAAAAACCGCTATTCCGGACATCATCAAAACGGTTCCAAGGGCGAAAACGCCCGCGAGAAACCTTCTGTATATTTCAAAAAAGCGCGCTTTCTGCGATACCAGCCCAAGAAGCCGGTTGTACAGCGGACTTATGAGAATATACGTCACCGCGGACCATAGAAGCACCGTCAAATACGGCAGCAACACCCTGCCGAGCAGAATAAGCATGATGCCCAATAACGCGATGAAGGAAAGAGCCTGTATTTGTTTTCGTTGTGCCATGAGTTAAGTATACGATCAAATCCGAACAGATGATAAGACCCGCAGCCCGTTTTTTCGAACAGCATGCTTGCATAACGATTTTTTACGGTATATAATTTGTTGACGGAATCAACCAACTGAAGGAGAAGAAAATGGCGTATGGATTTTTCGACGACCCGCGCAGGGAATATGTGATAACGAACCCCCGGACACCGGTGAAATGGATAAACTACGTGGGGAATCTTTCGTTCGGCGGCTTCATAGACCACACAGGCGGTTCGCAGCTCTGCAAGGGCGACCCGGCCCTCAACCGCATAACAAAATACATCCCCCAGCTTCCCGCCTCCGATTTCAAGGGCGAAACCGCCTACATCAGGGTTCGGAAACCCGGCGAGCCGGCCTCTTCCGCCAAGATCGACTCTCCCTACTGGGTACCCTGCCTGGGAACATACGAAAAATTCGAGTGCAGGATCGGCATGTACTACACGCAGTGGAAAACCCGGATAGCCGGCCTCGACTTCGACGTTCTCGCCTTCGTTCCGCTCGGCTCGACCCAGCTGGTACGCAGATATACGGTCACAAATCCCGGAACAGAAGCCGTCCAGGCAGACCTGGTGCCGGTCGTCGAGTTTTCGCATTTCGACGCGCTCAAACAGCTCACAAACGCCGACTGGGTGCCCCAGACCATGCAGTCGGCAGCTCTCACTGTGAAGAACGGACGCACCGCGATCGCGGCCTACGCCTTCATGAAGCGCGACTACGCCGTGAACGTATTTACCGCGAGCCTGCCCGCCGAATCCTGGGAAACCGACAGAAAACGCTTCCTCGGCGATAATGAATACGGCACCTGGAGGGAACCCCTCTCGCTCAAAAACGAGAAGCTCTCGTCCAAGGATTCTGTCCGCGGCGACATCATCGCGGCCCTGCAGATACCGCTGGGAACGATCGCCCCCGGCGCCTCTGCTACGGTCATAACGGGACTCACCCAGGCGCCCTCGCTCTCCAAAGCGGCGGATCACGCGAATTCCTTCATGACGAACGAGGAAATAGACGCGGCTTTCCGCGATCTTTCGGCGTTCTGGGACGATTATCTTTCCATTTTCAAGATTGAAACTCCGGACCCCGCGTTCAACTCGATGCTCAACATCCATAACCCCCGCCAGTGCTACACCACGAAAACCTGGTCGCGTTACCTCTCCCTGTATCAGCTGGGATACGGCTCCGACCGCGGCATCGGCTTCAGGGACTCGACCCAGGACTGCATGGGCGTCATTCCCCAGATTCCGGCCGAAGCACGCGAGCTCATGGAAAAGCTGATGTCCGTCCAGAGCACTGACGGCTCGGCCTATCACCAGTTCAACCCCCTGACCATGATCGCCGGCCGCGGAGACTCTATGGAGTATGAAGACCGGCCGCACTGGTATTCGGACGACGCGCTGTGGATGGTGCTCGCGGTTTCCGCCTATCTCAAGGAAACCGGGGACTACGCCTTCCTGCAGAAAACCATCCCCTTCTACGAAAAAGACAAAGCCGAAAAACCGCTTGAATCAGGAACCGTTCTCGAACACCTGCTCCGCGCGGTCGCTTTCACTCACGATCATACCGGAGCCCACGGGCTCCCGCTGCTCGGCTTCGCGGACTGGAACGACACGGTCAATCTCCCCGCGGGCGCCGAAAGCCTCTTCACGGCACACCTGTACGGCTGGGCGCTCCGCGAATTCGCCGAACTCGCCGACTGGCTCAAGGATTCAGGGCTCTCGGCAAAGCTCCGCTCCTGGTACGATGAAATGAATAAAAGCGTGAACGCCTCTGCCTGGGACGGCGACTGGTATGTCCGCTACTTCGACGACAAGGGATCGCCGGTCGGCTCGGCAAAGAACGAATACGGCAAACTGTGGCTGAACGGCCAATCCTGGGCGGTGCTCTCGGGCTTCGGTCAGGGCGCCGGACAGGACGCCGCGGGAGACGGGAAAACCCCGAGCCGCGGAAAAATCGCGATGGAAGCCGTCAAAAAGCACCTGGCGACTGACAAGGGAATCAAGCTTTCCTGGCCGGGGTACAACGGCTTCGATCCCCAAAAGGGAGGAGTCACCACCTATCCGCCGGGAGCGAAGGAAAACGGAGGCATCTTCCTCCACCCGAATCCCTGGGCGATCATCGCGGAAACGATCCTCGGAGACGGCGACCAGGCCTTCGCCTACTATCAAAACGTCAATCCGGCCGCGAAAAACGATTCCATGGACGAATACGAGTGCGAGCCCTACTGCTACGCGCAGAACATCCTCTCCAACGAACACCCGAATTTCGGACTGGGCAGAAACTCCTGGCTATCCGGCACCTCGAGCTGGATGTATCAATCCTCCACCAAATACATCCTCGGCATCCAGCCCGAACACGAAGGATTGCGCATCAATCCCTGCATCCCGAAACAGTGGAACGGCTTCAAGGCGGAGCGCCGCTGCAGGGGTGTCGTCTACAAGATTTCAGTGCATAATCCCGATGGTCGCTCGAAGGGCGTGCGCAAGATGCTCGTGGACGGCAAGGAAGCCCGGGGCAACCTGGTTCCCTGGTTCGCCTCGGGCGAACACACGATCGATGTAACCTTGTAAACGCCTGAATCATTTCCTTTTCGGAACGTACATGAGTATATTTAACTAAGAGCAGGCCCGCCTATCCCGAGCTGGCCCGTTGGGGCTGCCCGGGATAGGCGGTACCGTTTTCAATAATCCAAGGAGTAGTGATGAAAAAGATTATCGCGGCGTTCTGCCTCCTTCTCGCGGCGGGAACCGCTCAGGTTTTTTCTTACGGAGTGGGAATTCAGGGCGGCTACGGATTCGGCCGGGGCGGCGCGGGAGCGGTCACCTTCAAGCTGGACGAGCTTCCCTACGTATTCGCCGTAAGCATTTCAGGCGGAGAAGAAGTTTTTATTTCGGGAACAGCTGACTATTGGTTTAAGACGGATACCCTGTACGGACCGGCGAGATACTTCGTCGGAGCAGGCGCGGGACTGGCTATAGGAACCGGCGACGATTTCTTTCTCGGCGCGGCCTTCCGCGTGCCGGTAGGAATCAACGCCTTTCTCGTGGACAATTTCGTAGAACCCTATATCCAGATTGTTCCGGAACTCGGGCTTTCCGTTCTCCCACATGTGAACATGACCTGGGACGTCGGAGCGAACATCGGCGTGCGCTTCTGGTTCTAAAGAACCGGATCGACCCTCTGCGGCTGAAAATTTCAGGTCCCGGAGGGTCTCCGTCATTTCTGTTCTTTTACGATGTATCCGGGCCGGC
Encoded proteins:
- a CDS encoding thioredoxin family protein, encoding MKKITARAIGAILAAITLIGCGSAQKSWITDLDEAKAASQKGKKDLLVVFTGSDWNDPSKNLLTAVFTEDFFKKAGKNYVLCNIDIVQDESLMDQALVEKNYGIATTMGIQAMPTALLFTKDGDRYGSATTPEGIASPAEFIEWLGSFSENRDKILKLKANINKSKGAERAKNIDAFMDEVDPGQRQQYADLIREVLTLDASGEAGLRSEYRLQVAYLDAIALYQTGDMENAANCFVTAAGEGLLDPAQVQEAWYMGAYLSALSGKVENATILEWLDKAIAADPENPGVTQIRSAIEQIKNAPEGATALGN
- a CDS encoding hemolysin family protein, which encodes MEPSEPPSYLVYLVLLAGLTLLSMFFSASESAFLSASKLRIRYLAEKGVKAAIRLEKLNETRTILLGIILVGNNIVNIGTSALITAIALPLFGSSGIGIAVGVSTVLLLVFGEIFPKSVALLHPERIALRFSLPLSVLVFIARPLVVFSRAMGKAASRLTGIAAKSKKATVTEEDIRTMIEVGEEEGLIESDKRSMMHKILRYTDLTAREIMVPRTEITMVPVSASLENIQSLITDSPYSRFPVYGKDIDDIKGILYVKDLLFSEGQTRENFTITDKLRPAVFAFESWKLSELQNIFRARNTTLAVIIDEYGGVAGMVTAEDLAEEIFGNLERNAQETASAGVADSSDAAENPARPFHVDGTERLDTLSERLGFVLSSSQFDTLAGFILERVDEIPEPGTTIEVQGFLFTVAGRTGNRITSVLITPQEAAR
- a CDS encoding hemolysin family protein, encoding MNEILASVVPLILLLAASAFFSGSEAACSSLTKLQLRRLRKQKDPASKSLSALMSDVQRLLTAILIGNNLVNNWAASLATAFAISLLGESGIGAATALMTVLIIIFGEISPKTVASKHPLKIASAIAPALLVLEKILFPFIFFFTKINGLFLAAISFFFPQNAHRITEDELKTVMDLGRRDGVLEEKEHKLLHKAWEFTDLRIREILIPRTSIAAVNENCTVSEARTAFRAQSFSRMPVYSGSLDNVVGLLHYRDILIPGQDDSKKTIESLIKPIHFVSEMQTASKLLEEFRAHGQHLAVVLDEHGATAGLVTRRDAISAVFGGIHDEYDLSNAQSKKEIQIVDSRYVRAPGEARLEEINTVLGVEWDSEFYETVGGFVLELAGRLPSIGERFHHENAWFIVEDKIGRKISRIGILLDSKE
- a CDS encoding CASTOR/POLLUX-related putative ion channel, translated to MFKKQTADKDRFLILGRSESMTVIAEELARSSAVQRSEIVLASRFDPGESVKSHFPVPPAYIQGNPAETAFLETLKPASASRILVNLTGAPDGDLQALRIATALQTVLASAKDGPDILILVDSPEYRAKIQTLVVPKMKVFCPIEAFPAIAAQSCRQDRLSLIFDELFSYHGNEIYRIPGKPMKGLSWTQVLRAFANACPVGLAQNGRLSINPKQSAVIEEDDELYVLAGNPDDIQIAQPILPAPDNRDISPDSIETTHPQNFLFLGWNPLCPSILADLAHYAPKGSAVRIVCADNPGFNQSESPKISIQWTEGDPRDKAVIAAADLENWENIVIPGSAFPASSEQMEILHTLAGLMAGPGLRNHITTLTGTPAPEYYPEDRILSTDILYKLAVQLLIQPDLFDVFRELIQPIGTEIYLKPAENYVTIDRPVDFYTILESARRKNETAIGYFLEENRKIALNPVKTEKISFYHYDKIIVLSDEH
- a CDS encoding methyl-accepting chemotaxis protein, with the translated sequence MKLRKKLILMFTIVSVMPFVCGMLFILMRTGRAMRSDAANFMTEYTNEISGEIGAFFGDKIGYISALSHLPDITGFEWAKAGPALNRLAKEDGDIAAFMLVRADGSYYRSDNPGNPAWGSRVTPNNNDPDSSPTLLTERDYFKELVSGPTARNKQVWLSEPVFSKATQKKQIIIGTNLFTNQSAPVGLLAILQEAGPLSEHLTSQASRLGDYFGTGSALFLVSDQGSVISMIAQTDAAAGYAEQVLTTNEVWTLDSIPAEIAETVQTLKSSNQETARFFWKEKKGFYHASIERVPRTNYSVIFTVPDRTLYASVYSIYASMITISVLTFLIVLVISTLLGGRIAKPLAHTAKTLEDIAEGSGDLTYRIALSGKDETTDVGHFFNKFINTLHGMISQVKNQAQTMETISEELETSAEIIKSDIEGISGNVADLNFETEEQSASVTETSSTIHQIAKNIESLTRQIESQSSGVTESSAAIQQMVSNINSISGNLDRAGGSFEDLLAASGDGRDSMQNVIELVKDVSEQSQNLLETNEVINSIASQTNLLAMNAAIEAAHAGEAGKGFSVVSDEIRKLAESSSEQSKVIEGELKKVVSRIETIVEASAKADDAFGTVADSIREANGLVQEIRMSMKEQSEGSQQVLEALQEIQEITMQIRDGSLEMNQGATMILKEMSRLEDISHKVQKSTQAIARSSDTIGATIEEIMNVTGKNAAVVRTLNEITGRFKL
- a CDS encoding AI-2E family transporter — protein: MAQRKQIQALSFIALLGIMLILLGRVLLPYLTVLLWSAVTYILISPLYNRLLGLVSQKARFFEIYRRFLAGVFALGTVLMMSGIAVFLGFQLVGQIRVFIDQARTFINENPHFFRNDGLGANISAMVLDISMGSIDLSNLDIKSEMLAFLSSYSNSIAAFTGSVAKNLTNFVVSLCFICFALYFFYLDAHYLANLFISAIPIDSKSTKQLLNKFRDVTKNLFMGFFMVAFYQAIAAFVIFSIFKIQGALLFSFLILFSSFVPMVGCALIWAPLTVTVFLSQGLGIAIAFAVFCSFFISFMDNFLRPLFLKDRIKIHPLLIFFSILGGLNVFGFNGILLGPLVIILFFTIVDIALEEDTLIHQG